The Nerophis lumbriciformis linkage group LG09, RoL_Nlum_v2.1, whole genome shotgun sequence nucleotide sequence ATTTGTTAGTGCGCTTCGCAGACAGTTCGAGTTCAGCGTAGACTCCTTCCAGATCATTCTAGACCGTGTGCTGCAGTCCTACTGGGAGACTGACAGGAGGCAAAGTTGCAATTTGTCTTTGGATGCTCAGAACTTGGGAAAAAGAGAAGAGAGTGAGGAACAAGCAGAGTCTAAGATGGCTTCCTGCGGAGAGATTCCACATGGGCATGAAGATGTTACGGAAAAGGAGCCTCCTCATGCAGAGAAGGTTGAGTTAGCGTCCGACGACGTCAACTCCAATCAGGAAGAGGAGGATGTTGTTTGTGAGCCTTTTTGCAAAGATGATCCTGTAGTTTCACCTCCTTCACCCTCAAATGCCGAGAAGGTTCAAGAGGAGACCTCTCAACCGATCATGGCGCAGGATTGTCTCCAGGTCCCCACCCAGCAAGAGTCCAGTCTTGAGTTCTCTTCTCCTCCCCCAGCAAAGAAAACCTGCAGCACGTCACAGGATGTCGTCCCAGACTACTGTCCTTCGCCCAAACTTCAGCGGAAAATGTCCCGCAAGATGATTTGCACCCCTGAGAGATGGTCTTTACTGACCGACGTCTCTGATATGACCACTCAGATGTTCACGCCCATCCAGATACCACCTCAGCCGAAGCCTCCTGTACATAAAGAGGCTGCCTCACAGGAGAGTTTCGCAGACCCTGAGACAAATCAAGCCGTTGAACCGACCGTGAAACACAAGGAACCTCCAGATGGCAACCTTGTAAATGTAGGATGCACACagcaggagcaggaagaagccccCCCATTGAGCTCATGGGGGTCCAGCATGGCGGTGGAGGCAGAGTGCATGTACGGAGACTTTGGCCAGGCAATCGAGCACCTGCGCCACCGCCTGATCGCCACGCACAATCCCGAGGAGATTCGAGGAGGAGGCCTGCTGAAGTACAGCGACCTCCTGGTGAGGAACTTCCGCCCGGCAAGCGAGACCGAGATCAAGTCCTTAGAGAGGTACATGTGCTCCCGCTTCTTCATCGACTTCTCTGACGTGGGCGAGCAGCAGCGCAAGATCGAGGCCTACCTGCAGTATCACTTCACGGGCAGCGAGGAGAGCATTAGGTACGACTACCTGATGACGCTGCGGCGCGTCATCGACGAGAGCACCGTGTGCCTGATGGGCCACGAGAGGAGGCAGACACTCAACATGATCACCGTCCTGGCTCTGAGGGTGCTGGGGGAGCAGAACGCCATCCCCAACGCTGCCAACGTCACGTGCTTCTACCAGCCCGCGCCTTACGTGAGTGAGCCCATTTACGGCAGCTACTTTGTCACGCCGCCGCTGCCGCCGCTCGTCTACCACCCCTACCCGGTGCACGTGCACATGCAGAGCGGCGTGGTGTAGCCGCGGCCACGTGCCCCCAGGGAGGCGGGAAGGCAGCTTTTTTTTCAATGCGGGCCTTCACTGGCACTGCTTTTGACAAGAAGAGGGACCGTCGGGCACGGTGTCCTTTCAGGCTTTGACATCGCCAGGACTGAGCGAAGTCTTTTGGACATGAAACGTCAACAAGGACGACAAGTGCACAGGAGAAGTTTGCATGGACTTACGAACACGGGAAAGTGTTATCATCGTAGGGTGATGAATAATCATGAAATATCAACACGCTTATGTGCATCACAACTTGTCAGCATGTTGTATCACACAGTGTGGATATTTAACTCATTTGCTCTGTAAGTGTAACTgtaagcagtgtgtgtgtgtgtgtgtgtgtgtatagggctgcaaaattccaggaaaattTAACGTTTCCATGGGAATGTGTAGGAAATCAACTGGAAATGAGACAAACTGCAGGTGTCTCAATTTATTGCAGTCATGTCGCCGCCAAtggagatttttttttccacaccccCCACCTTCCCTTAATTGAAATACTGTTAAGAACCTGCTAATATGCATACGGTATATGTAAACcacattttaatgtgttttttgttagtgttATCCAAAAGTGATCAGTATAAAACACTGGTGGCGTATCCATCCGACATGTTGTGTTTGGGGCCAAGATGGCTGTTAATGGATCACGCTTTGCTTTAATTGATAAGTCATAGAAATGTAATAATATGAAAATTACATACCAAggctattgtgaccaaaattgtcACGGTATTGTTGGATATTCCCAAAAAGTAGAAATTATTgaaaccaagttttatttaaaaaaaatctacatacatatacacatacagtcgtggtcaaaggttatgaatttgtttcttcagcattgtccacacgtttaagtcaggactttgggaaggccattctaaaatcttaattctagcctgatttagccattccttgaccacttttgacgtgtgtttggggtcattgtcctgttggaacacccaactgcgcccaagacccaacctccgggctgatgatttcaggttgtcctgaataatttggaggtaatcctc carries:
- the LOC133607480 gene encoding terminal nucleotidyltransferase 5C-like; amino-acid sequence: MAEPQTEKRFHNLTLQQLQALDQILTEVIPIQGRGNFPTLQVRAKDLIRVVKDRLVERKILVKDIRLNGATASHVLVKDNGLGVRDLDIIFRVELPRQEDFQVIKEVVLGSLRDLLPSGVNRRKITCLTMKEAYVQKMVKVFTEQDRWSLIALSNNRARTVGLRFVSALRRQFEFSVDSFQIILDRVLQSYWETDRRQSCNLSLDAQNLGKREESEEQAESKMASCGEIPHGHEDVTEKEPPHAEKVELASDDVNSNQEEEDVVCEPFCKDDPVVSPPSPSNAEKVQEETSQPIMAQDCLQVPTQQESSLEFSSPPPAKKTCSTSQDVVPDYCPSPKLQRKMSRKMICTPERWSLLTDVSDMTTQMFTPIQIPPQPKPPVHKEAASQESFADPETNQAVEPTVKHKEPPDGNLVNVGCTQQEQEEAPPLSSWGSSMAVEAECMYGDFGQAIEHLRHRLIATHNPEEIRGGGLLKYSDLLVRNFRPASETEIKSLERYMCSRFFIDFSDVGEQQRKIEAYLQYHFTGSEESIRYDYLMTLRRVIDESTVCLMGHERRQTLNMITVLALRVLGEQNAIPNAANVTCFYQPAPYVSEPIYGSYFVTPPLPPLVYHPYPVHVHMQSGVV